One window of the Zymoseptoria tritici IPO323 chromosome 12, whole genome shotgun sequence genome contains the following:
- a CDS encoding SUMO-conjugating enzyme, with translation MSLTTARLQEERKQWRKDHPFGFVARPMKTPQGALDLKRWDCAIPGKDKTIWEGGLFKLEVIFPDEYPTKPPKCKFTPPLFHPNVYPSGTVCLSILNEEEGWKPAITIKEILLGIQMLLDEVNPDSPAQAEAYNLFKKDRAQYEKRIKSVVKDNPAP, from the exons ATGTCGTTGACCACCGCGCGATTACAGGAGGAGCG CAAGCAATGGCGAAAGGACCATCCTTTCGGATTCGTCGCAAGGCCAATGAAGACACCACAAGGCGCCCTCGACCTCAAACGCTGGGACTGTGCGATTCCAGGCAAAGACAAGACTATCTGGGAGGGCGGACTCTTCAAACTCGAAGTGATCTTTCCGGATG AGTACCCCACGAAACCACCAAAGTGCAAATTCACGCCTCCACTCTTCCACCCAAACGTCTACCCATCCGGCACCGTCTGCCTCAGCATCCtcaacgaagaagaaggctggaAGCCCGCGATCACGATCAAGGAAATATTGCTGGGCATTCAGATGCTGTTGGACGAGGTCAACCCGGACTCCCCGGCGCAAGCGGAGGCCTACAACCTGTTCAAGAAGGATCGCGCGCAGTATGAGAAGCGCATCAAGTCGGTGGTGAAGGATAACCCGGCGCCGTAG
- a CDS encoding uncharacterized protein (unknown protein, putative protein kinase, S-TKc superfam) yields MILKPSPLLLRTAFPPSFAAFPTSSLRQSNASWICRQCSRTDWSAQGLAKQRRLEGLRQYSTTKAWRNAEHAGKTWRQRVRTLNPQEKRRVAIGVTVVFLVGMGALAFSPAARHVYIAGERCGRVGVCLALNIRDYIKILKRADWDDPQYEKDLSVVHKRCAERTLKVMEKNGSIFIKLGQHLTSLNYLLPSEWCETFIPLQDKCPVSSYSSIEAMVKKDTGKSLEDYFSEFPAEPIGAASLAQVHLARVRETGERVAVKVQHPSLDEWASLDMWLTRFSFQALKYWFPEYDLTWLSEELEVSLPMELDFREEAKNARRTKEYFSHLPSHPLIVPSVLWAERRLLVMEYITGHRPDDLEYLDANDISRDEVSAALARIFNEMIFGNNAPLHCDPHGGNMAIRLNPSRKGRQNFDIILYDHGLYRDIPLHLRRAYAHMWLAVLDTDIPEMRKYAYEIAGIGDDDFPIFASAITGRDFSVVTSNIVSDRNSPDEQRNISDALGQDLIEKLVGLLARVPRVILLILKTNDLTRSLDENLHTTQGPMRSFMILAKYAAHCVWEERVEEVRKMGSLWWPGNWARLGMAAFRYGKVAAKLRVYELYLGLRARLGLGQVKPPVEMGGGSGGGGGVEQ; encoded by the exons ATGATACTGAAACCCTCGCCGCTCCTTCTTCGGACGGCATTTCCTCCCTCCTTTGCGGCGTTCCCGACTTCGAGTCTACGGCAGAGCAATGCGAGTTGGATATGTCGACAATGTTCGCGAACAGACTGGTCAGCACAGGGACTGGCGAAGCAGAGGAGACTTGAAGGGTTGAGGCAATATTCAACGACCAAAGCATGGAGGAACGCCGAGCACGCGGGAAAGACGTGGAGGCAACGGGTCAGGACATTGAACCCACAGGAAAAGAGAAGGGTTGCGATTGGAGTGACAGTGGTATTTCTGGTTGGAATGGGAGCGCTGGCATTCAGTCCGGCGGCGAGACATGTGTACATCGCTGGAGAGAGGTGTGGAAGGGTGGGAGTATGTTTGGCACTGAACATTAGGGA CTACATCAAGATCTTGAAGCGAGCCGATTGGGATGACCCACAATACGAGAAAGACCTGTCAGTGGTGCATAAACGATGTGCGGAACGAACGTTGAAGGTTATGGAGAAGAATGGCAGCATCTTTATTAAGCTGGGCCAGCATTTGACCAGCTTGAATTACTTGCTTCCGTCGGAATGGTGCGAGACATTCATACCCCTGCAGGATAAATGCCCGGTCTCCAGCTATTCCTCCATCGAAGCAATGGTCAAGAAGGACACGGGCAAATCGCTCGAGGACTACTTCTCGGAATTTCCAGCAGAACCGATCGGAGCTGCCAGTCTTGCTCAAGTCCATCTTGCTCGCGTCCGCGAGACGGGCGAGAGAGTTGCCGTCAAAGTGCAACACCCCTCACTCGACGAGTGGGCTAGTCTCGACATGTGGCTCACACGCTTCAGCTTCCAAGCACTCAAATACTGGTTCCCAGAATACGACCTCACCTGGCTCAGCGAGGAGCTCGAAGTCTCTCTACCCATGGAGCTCGACTTCCGAGAAGAAGCCAAAAACGCCCGCCGCACAAAAGAATATTTCTCTCATCTCCCCTCCCATCCCCTGATCGTCCCTTCAGTCCTCTGGGCCGAACGCCGTCTCCTCGTCATGGAGTACATAACCGGCCACCGCCCCGATGACCTCGAATACCTCGACGCAAATGACATCTCCCGCGATGAAGTCTCCGCCGCGTTAGCTCGAATCTTCAACGAGATGATCTTTGGCAATAACGCCCCTCTCCACTGCGATCCACACGGAGGTAACATGGCTATCCGCCTCAATCCCTCCCGTAAAGGCCGCCAAAACTTCGACATCATTCTTTACGACCACGGCTTATACCGTGACAtccccctccacctccgccgcgcaTACGCACACATGTGGCTCGCGGTTCTAGACACCGACATCCCGGAGATGCGCAAATATGCCTACGAAATTGCGGGTatcggcgacgacgacttccCCATCTTCGCCTCCGCTATTACCGGCCGCGACTTCTCCGTTGTGACATCTAACATCGTGTCCGACCGCAACTCGCCCGATGAACAGCGCAATATCTCGGACGCGCTGGGACAAGACTTGATCGAGAAACTCGTCGGCTTACTCGCAAGGGTACCACGCGTTATCCTCCTGATTCTCAAAACGAACGACCTCACCCGCTCGCTAGACGAGAATCTTCACACGACTCAAGGCCCGATGAGGAGTTTCATGATTCTGGCCAAGTACGCGGCGCATTGCGTATGGGAGGAGCGCGTGGAAGAAGTGAGGAAGATGGGGAGTTTGTGGTGGCCGGGGAACTGGGCGAGACTGGGCATGGCGGCGTTTAGGTATGGCAAGGTGGCGGCCAAGTTGAGGGTTTATGAGCTGTACTTGGGATTGAGGGCGAGGTTGGGGTTGGGCCAGGTCAAGCCGCCGGTGGAGATGGGCGGgggtagtggtggtggtggcggggTGGAACAATGA
- a CDS encoding mitochondrial 54S ribosomal protein YmL9, with protein MPPRPSTRLFATPPRFLCPSLSIPIQQTRSIRSILPVKKPSRFNHAPSLPVLSASQTAAFDRKEASFPLRTGALAIKKGMTAIYDPTTAKREACTVLQLDRCQVISHKLRPVHGYWAVQVGCGTKEARNVTRPERGHFAAQGVPIKRHVAEFRVKNEAGLAEVGSVITADLFQPGQFIDARATTRGMGFAGGMKRWGFSGQPASHGNSLTHRAMGSAGASQGSGSRVLPGKKMAGRMGGERHTVQNLKVMMVDRENGIVVVSGAVPGPKYSIVSIQDALKKPWPTVEGQPGIKMPEVVIREKVAEA; from the coding sequence atGCCTCCGCGACCATCCACCCGGCTCTTTGCCAcccctccgcgcttcctctgcCCATCTCTCTCCATCCCGATCCAACAGACCCGTTCAATACGCTCCATCCTACCCGTCAAAAAGCCCTCCCGCTTCAACCATGCGCCATCACTACCCGTCCTATCAGCCTCTCAAACAGCCGCTTTCGACCGCAAGGAGGCCTCATTTCCTCTCCGTACTGGCGCTCTCGCGATCAAGAAAGGAATGACAGCCATCTACGACCCTACAACTGCCAAACGAGAAGCCTGCACGGTCCTTCAACTCGACAGATGTCAAGTCATCTCACACAAGCTACGGCCTGTACACGGGTACTGGGCAGTGCAGGTTGGCTGTGGCACGAAAGAAGCAAGAAACGTCACAAGACCTGAACGAGGACATTTCGCTGCACAAGGTGTGCCGATCAAGAGACATGTTGCAGAGTTCAGGGTGAAAAATGAAGCTGGGCTAGCAGAAGTGGGCAGCGTCATCACAGCAGATCTCTTCCAGCCGGGACAATTCATCGATGCACGAGCGACAACACGAGGAATGGGTTTCGCGGGTGGAATGAAGCGATGGGGTTTCTCCGGACAGCCTGCTTCGCACGGTAATTCGCTGACGCATCGTGCCATGGGCTCGGCTGGTGCCAGTCAGGGTAGTGGATCTCGAGTTCTGCCAGGAAAGAAGATGGCAGGACGCATGGGAGGCGAGAGACATACAGTACAAAATTTGAAGGTCATGATGGTGGATCGCGAGAATGGGATTGTGGTTGTCAGTGGTGCGGTGCCGGGGCCGAAGTACTCCATCGTGAGCATTCAGGATGCGTTGAAGAAGCCCTGGCCGACGGTGGAAGGTCAGCCGGGGATCAAGATGCCAGAGGTGGTCATTCGGGAGAAGGTTGCTGAGGCTTGA
- the CYP-26 gene encoding putative P450 monooxygenase (P450 with unknown function. Multiple seq alignment and NJ analysis clustered this model with gi 39973001 (a P450 in a hybrid PKS-PS cluster and close to a lignin degrading enzyme in M. grisea) and ESTEXT_FGENESH2_PG.C_11264) produces MILTALYGAFEALIYGALPTILIIVVGGSIVLGYTTLSDIPGPFYAKFTDYWRFRVVGKRNSHETYLKLHEEYGDFVRIGPNCVSISRPDVIPLIYGINVKATKSDFYTVWQNVVNGKRTASLVFTTDEAHHATMKRPIANAYSLSTLVEFEPLIDSTTAVFLSRLDSQFASTGAVCDLGTWLQWYAFDVIGELTLSKRLGFLEKGEDVENIAANVARNFDRCSSLGQMPWLDLIYKHPYFQALFLKSPVNPIIAFGQRRLQERLDDNEDTPPPTDLGITDPSLAAKVLHTTLPSKPDFLSRFLTLHETQPEIVTENTLLAYLFMNINAGSDTIASTVRALFYHLLRHPSTLTTLMTELDAAHEAGNLTLPLPTWSEVQPLPYLSAVVKESLRLNPALALPLERIVPAAGITINGTFFPPNTVIGVNPWVLHRDTRIFGSDAKEWNPSRWIDGDAERTRYMESHLLSFGAGKRTCLGRNIAILELSKVVPAILCRYKMRLEDEGREWKVVNSWAVRQEGLEVLLERR; encoded by the exons ATGATCCTCACAGCGCTCTACGGTGCCTTTGAAGCTCTCATATACGGCGCCCTGCCCACAATCCTGATCATCGTTGTTGGCGGATCAATCGTCCTGGGGTATACAACTCTTTCCGACATTCCAGGACCGTTCTATGCCAAATTCACCGACTACTGGCGATTCAGAGTCGTCGGCAAGCGGAACTCCCACGAGACATATCTCAAGTTGCACGAAGAATATGGCGACTTTGTCCGTATTGGGCCCAACTGCGTGAGCATCAGTCGTCCGGATGTCATTCCCTTGATATACGGCATCAACGTCAAGGCG acCAAATCCGACTTCTACACCGTCTGGCAAAACGTCGTCAACGGCAAACGCACCGCCTCCCTCGTCTTCACCACCGACGAAGCCCACCACGCCACCATGAAACGCCCCATCGCCAACGCctactccctctccaccctcgtcGAATTCGAGCCCCTCATcgactccaccaccgccgtcttcctctcccgtCTCGACTCCCAATTCGCCTCCACCGGCGCCGTCTGCGATCTCGGCACCTGGCTGCAATGGTACGCCTTTGACGTAATCGGCGAACTCACCCTCTCCAAACGCCTGGGATTCCTCGAAAAGGGGGAGGACGTGGAGaacatcgccgccaacgTCGCGAGGAATTTCGATCGTTGTTCGTCGCTCGGGCAGATGCCTTGGTTGGACTTGATTTACAAGCATCCTTACTTTCAAGCGCTGTTCCTCAAGTCGCCTGTCAATCCAATCATAGCGTTCGGCCAGCGCCGCCTTCAAGAACGTCTCGACGACAATGAAGACACACCCCCTCCCACCGACCTGGGCATCACCGACCCGTCCCTCGCCGCCAAAGTCCTCCacaccaccctcccctccaaaCCCGACTTCCTCTCCCGCTTCCTCACCCTACACGAAACTCAACCGGAAATCGTCACCGAAaacaccctcctcgcctACCTCTTCATGAACATCAACGCCGGCTCCGACACCATCGCCTCCACCGTGCGCGCTTTATTCtaccacctcctccgtcaCCCTTCAACCCTCACCACCTTGATGACCGAACTCGACGCCGCGCATGAAGCGGGGAACTTGACTCTCCCCCTCCCGACCTGGTCCGAAGTCCAACCCCTTCCCTACCTCTCCGCTGTAGTCAAAGAGTCGTTAAGACTCAACCCCGCGCTCGCTCTTCCTCTCGAACGAATCGTGCCCGCTGCAGGTATAACCATCAACGGCACATTCTTCCCTCCCAACACAGTCATAGGTGTCAACCCCTGGGTTCTCCACCGCGACACTCGAATTTTCGGCTCCGATGCAAAGGAATGGAATCCAAGCCGCTGGATCGATGGGGATGCGGAGAGGACGAGGTATATGGAAAGTCATTTACTCAGTTTCGGAGCGGGGAAGAGGACGTGTTTGGGGAGGAATATTGCGATTTTGGAGTTGAGTAAAGTTGTGCCGGCGATTCTTTGTAGGTATAAGATGAGACTGGAGGAtgaggggagggagtggaAGGTGGTGAATAGTTGGGCGGTGAGGCAGGAGGGGTTGGAGGTGctgttggagaggaggtga
- a CDS encoding 40S ribosomal protein S23: MGKGKPRGLLAARKLRNHRREQQWADLHYKKRLLGTAYKSSPFGGASHAKGIVLEKVGVEAKQPNSAIRKCVRVQLIKNGKKVTAFVPNDGCLNFVDENDEVLLAGFGCKGKAKGDIPGVRFKVVKVSGVGLSALWKEKKEKPRS; this comes from the exons ATGGGTAAGGGAAAGCCAAGAGGTCTTTTGGCCGCACGCAAGCTGCGCAACCACCGCCGTGAGCAACAGTGGGCCGATCTTCACTACAAGAAGCGCCTTCTCGGAACAGCCTACAAGTCCTCGCCTTTCGGA GGAGCTTCACACGCCAAGGGAATCGTCCTCGAAAAGGTCGGTGTCGAGGCCAAGCAGCCCAACTCTGCCATTCGCAAGTGTGTGCGTGTGCAGCTCATCAAGAACGGAAAGAAGGTCACCGCTTTCG TTCCCAACGATGGTTGCTTGAACTTCGTGGATGAGAACGACGAGGTTCTTCTCGCTGGATTCGGTTGCAAGGGCAAGGCCAAGGGTGATATTCCCGGTGTGCGTTTCAAGGTCGTCAAGGTCTCCGGTGTTGGTCTCAGCGCTCTctggaaggagaagaaggagaagcctCGTTCATAG